aaaaaatgtaatctgggGGCCCATCTGTGCCATCCACATCACACGCATTTTAAAGCTGCGTATTttggcatttgtttttaatctcctaaatgttatttttctgacATTAAACATTTATCTAATTTGATTTCATATTACAAACAGTATTACAAacttttaatgtgatttttgttttatattttttatcacaatttatatcattttataattatttgttcttatatgtatatgtatttgctttattatgAGTGCTTTTAACCAaagatcaataaataaataagctggaaaaacaaacaatgtgcTATTGGTGTAACGCGTACATAGAGAACCAGATTGCCCCAAATAAGAACCGTATTCTGTCCTTGTTCCCCCACACCACCTCGGCCAAGAAAGCTCAGCAATATAATATCATGCAATATCAtatttctcccacagtccaaagatataCAGGCTACGTTAATTGATGAGTCTAAATTGCTCCTatatttgaatgtgtgagtgaatggtgtgtgtaccctGTGATAGAATATTATAGaatttgaattacaaaaaaaaaaaaaaaaacatataaaaagaATAAGataacattaataacaataataataaatacatataaaataaataccataaaTGATAAAAGTTGACAAGgacaattattaaaacaaaatattaaaaacaattacaccTTATTGTAACTAAGGTTGAGATCATAGACTTAAAATGACCAAGAACAAAAAGTTTCAGTTCCTTTTTtgcaatcaattttttttgattgattttgatATAATCATCAGCATCAGCAATACATCATCAAAAAGCTCATATcataaaaagggaaaagaaaagaaagtaaagaaaagaaaggcaaaacaataataataacaaaacaaaaccctcCCCGCCAgggctcccctccctcccatcgtcccccacccacccacccaaaatcCAGGCCACCCATCCCGACATGAGGGTACTACAGTAGTGTTTTGAGTTTCTCAGAAATGGAACTCCACAGTTCAGCCACTGATTCTTTGGCCCCATGCATACGGGCTGTCAACAGCTCCAGATATGCTATATCAAGATAAGCTAAGATCCAAGCTCGAAAAGAAAGAGTATGGGTAGCCACCAGtttgtgtgctgctgtcagccCAGCTAGAAAGGCTCGTTTTTGGGACAGCGTCAGGTTCAAGCTGGATGaatcatttaacaaaaatataaaaggcGAATAGGGTACTGTATTCTCAAAAAGCATGGAGAGCTTGGCTGCAGTCATTCGCCAGAATCCAGCCACCGTAGGGCACTCCCAAAACACATGTGTAAATAAGTCCCTGTCGCCTTAATAGGACACAAAGTGCAAGTTGAATCAGTGGTCACTTTCATTATACAAAGCTTTCTGGGGGCGAGGTACACTCTATGAGTAAAATCATAGTGTATTTGTTGATGATCAGGGTTTCTGgaggcttttaaaatgttagaCCAGACTTTGTGCCAATGTTGGGTCCAGATCAGGGCAGTCAGCTCTCCATAGGGTGTCTAATTCCAGGGGCCTGTGAGCATGCTGAGAGATAAACAGATAAAGTATAGAAACTAGGCCACTTGTGCCTCTGGTGCAATGTACAGTTTTATGAAGTGGATGTGATGGAAGAGGACTTTGCCATGGCAAATGTTTCATGACTCATGAAGTGAAGTAAAATAGTAATTTGTGAAGGAgggctatataaataaacagacacaaataGTGATCTCTCGTTACAAAGAAAAAGGGCCAcccaacttttaaaaataaagtataataataataataataataataataataataataataataacaacaacaataataataacaaataaatgaataaaaaacaggaCACAGTGATAAGTACAGTAACTATCCCCAGTAATAAATCTAAGCAAAGAATGATAAACGACATCTAGGGGTCGCAGAGTGGTACAAGCAgcatatcaataaattaaatccCCATAATCACGGACAGAAAAAAGGTAGATTCACAGTATTTTAACTCCCATTACAATTATCATCTCACGTAGTGATCGCCATAACGGATGCAAGTTCCTATTCTCCGTTTTTAAGCTCTGCGCCGCTGAGACTGGTTCAACTCAGTTGTTCTGCACAGTGGACGCCGTGTAAAAAAATGTCCCCCTATCTGATTGGACAAAATCCTATCAACGCTGCAGCCAATGAGTGAATAGATTGTTGCTATAAGAAACACCCGCATCTGCAATTCTAGTTATTCTTCAACTTTCTTAAAAGCGGAAAAATGAGTGGGAGGGGGAAGACCGGTGGAAAAGCGAGAGCGAAAGCTAAAACCCGTTCATCCAGAGCTGGACTCCAGTTTCCAGTAGGTCGAGTTCACCGATTGCTTCGTAAAGGAAACTATGCAGAGCGTGTCGGTGCCGGTGCTCCAGTTTATCTTGCTGCAGTGCTCGAGTATCTGACTGCTGAGATCCTGGAATTGGCTGGTAACGCTGCCAGAGACAACAAGAAAACCCGCATCATTCCCAGACATCTGCAGTTGGCGGTGCGTAACGACGAAGAGTTGAACAAGCTCCTCGGAGGTGTCACTATCGCTCAGGGTGGAGTGCTGCCCAACATCCAAGCTGTGTTACTCCCGAAAAAGACCGAGAAAGCAGTGAAAGCCAAGTAAATACGGCATTACTCTCAATCATTCATCACCCCACACCTGTGTAAGGTGCAAAACTACCATTTTGAACCAGAGAAATGTATCTATAGTTGGTCGGAAGTTctttattaaattgtattgcACATAACCCGTTAGAATCACACAATGTTAACCCATCCTCTAGTGTGTCACGCCTCAAATTGTGAATGGTGGTGATGACTTGCTTACTGTAAGCGACACTGGACAAAATAATTCAAGGCGGTAAAACTAAAAGTTATAcatatttggatttttttttaaaagacttcaGTACAGCAACGCTGTCTTTTGAGCCCATAACTTCACGACAGTTCGCTTAGGGCCATGCAGTGCCGCAGTTTGAGCATGCTTGTCTAATCGCCACAATATGTTCGTTGCAGTTCCAAGCACAATTGCTGTCTTAGATTTTCGCGAGATGTAATTTTAGTAAATGACATTTTGTGTCCCACACATTATTATCCACAATTATGCAGAGTGGGTTACAAgtttttttacaatataaaacGAGGAGAGGTGCTGCTCAAGTGAGCTAATTCAGCTGGCTCCTTATTTATGAAAGTGTGGATGCTAAACTTAACCCTTTGCTAGATAATTAATTCATAACTTTGCTTTCAGTGAACATCGTTTTTATGTTGTACATATAAAGCCTTGTATAGAATAAACGTATATGATAACCCACTATATGTGACGTGACAAATTgtaaaaagtgaaagttttttcattaaataaaaaatccgTCTGATGTTAGTCTCGCTTTTGCAATGTTACAGTACGAGGGGTGTGGTGGACTAAAATTCAAAGCTGTAAGAGAAAAGTTTAAATTTTTGGCGGCAGAGGAAGCTGAAGACGTGATCCAATAAAATCTGGGAACGAAGGCAGGATCAGAGCCAATGAGAATTCGTAATAGCCTGTCCAATCAGCTTCTCTCTGGTATGCTTTATATACGTATCGTGGCACCGTAAAGTCGTGTATTTAGTAAAGAAATATTTGAATAAGACGCAATGGCTCGAACCAAGCAGACCGCGCGTAAGTCTACCGGTGGCAAAGCCCCCAGGAAGCAGCTCGCCACTAAAGCAGCGCGGAAGAGTGCGCCTGCGACTGGCGGAGTGAAGAAGCCTCACCGTTACAGGCCTGGCACTGTAGCTCTGCGAGAAATCCGTCGTTATCAGAAGTCTACTGAGCTGTTGATCCGCAAGTTGCCTTTCCAGCGCCTTGTCAGAGAGATTGCTCAGGATTTCAAGACGGATCTGCGCTTCCAAAGCTCAGCTGTAATGGCTCTACAGGAGGCTAGCGAGGCTTATCTGGTTGGTCTGTTCGAGGACACCAATTTGTGTGCCATTCATGCCAAGAGAGTAACCATCATGCCGAAGGATATCCAGCTGGCTCGCCGCATCCGTGGAGAGCGCGCTTAAATGGTTTGCATGCCCATAATCCAaacaaaggctcttttaagagccacttCATTGCTTGTCAGAGCAGCAAATTTCTCCGTGttttgtgtgcgcgcatgtgatTTCTGAGTTTACAGATGCCTTGTGATATTTAATGCTTACTGTTCATTCATGGAACCCCATAGACTCCTAAATTTGTGAATATTTCAATGAGGTGAgttttgtaacattttattttctataatgTCTTTCTATAAAGTCCAGAATCAGAAAGCAAACTAATAAAAATATCAACCGGTTTGACACCATGAAATAAATCTTAGTCAGAGGTAAATGTTCAAGCTCATACAAAGCTAGCTAATTAAAGCTGCACCACTGTCTTTAGCTGTCTAGTTAATTTGCTTGGCTGTCAGCAGCTAGCAGGGGTGAAGTGCAATATTTAAGTTACTGAACTTAATGCTTCGATAAATATTCTATAATGCCAGGAAAAATCTCAACGGATATAGTCAAAGGCGGTCATCCATTTCCCATTTGAGTGAAAATAATATCTTGAAAGGCATTTTAGGCCATAAATGAGGGCAACCACAAGGTCAACGAACCAAGAGAATTAATGTAGATCtgaattaattgtattttataactctttttttacatagacaCCTCCAAAAAGATcttacagaaaaacaggaaaatttgGCAAACAGTGTGAACCCAGACATCAAGCAAttcaggtaaataaataaaatttccacTTCTACTGCCACTGTATTTGcgcttctgttacttttttgTAATTCCGATTCTTGGAAAACAAAGTTCCTAGGGGTACCTTTTTAGATTATGCCTGTACTCAAAAGGGATCATGAATagcaaccattttattttgggtatgtcattttcaggcttgtatTGAAAAATATGGGGCGATACAGAAGGAGTTAACTGTTGCATATGTAGTGGTATAAGTGTAACATGGAAATGCCCCAGGGTGTTATGCTATGGCAGCATATCTAAAAGATTTGAAGGAAGGGGGTGTACACAACGATGAGAGAGAATACACAATCACTCTCATCGTTATGTAGACCCCCTTTCTTCAAATTACCCAGTCACAATGGTAGCTAGATAAAatactggatttttatttttagtctttTCTGCAAGTGGCAAGCTGGCCAATGCATGTTTAAGTCAGATTAGTTTTAGACAGCATTCACTCTAGGAATTGTTGCAGGGGTTTAACTGCCGAACATTTGACCAAATGTGTAGACTGGCGAATAGACTACAATTCTTGCTCTTCTGTTAAAGGAAGAATTTTTAGTCCattaaattcaaatataaaGCGTAAAATAATGTGTCATGTGAAGCAACACCTACAAAGGCAACTTTTTGGAAACAATAGAGGGACATTTAATAACACCAGTGACACAAGTAACACCTTTGGTTGCTACCTTTGGTTgccattttacaataaaatgattttgttacAAATAAGTAGCAAAACAGCTATAACCACAAGCATTCACAATGCAACTAAGTTGTTCATGTCTCTGATAATACCAGTGAAACCAGACTAGACAGCAACACCAGTGAAATTATTGTTAAAATggaggattttttaaaaagctcaatGTAATTACATGTTTCTAAAATACTGACAGATTGCCAGCAGCAGAGAAAACAACATATcagacaaaaatagaaaattataatgttttatttagaaaaagtattttttctttctttctttcttaattaAAAGCTTGTAGGAGCAAGCAGGTACAATTAACAACCAACAAAACAATAGGCCAATTCACCTGTGGCACCTCTTCGATCCCCAGGttactaaagccgcgtttccaccgcaggaactataccccggaactaggaaccttttgaggaactcagtgcgtttccaccgcaggaactagggtctaaatttagttctgggggctttgttttaccccccaaaacgttcctgctcagggggtagtactttccgaaagtacaggaaccttttgggtggagcttgcagcgctgaacatttctgattggtcgagtactcgtagcatttgtgttgtatttattttccgccattacccgccatgtttgaaaatatgcagcgcaaaccaatttattttcataataacttcaaatcaaacttgtatgttatgcggcgcagtagcctacttttggttatagcctgtcaacgtcttggaattataacgtgtgctcttctgttcttttcttgctttagtattcgttttacaaaatgctaagcattcgtggtgggacagcatattacgtaggctaccaaaacattcaaacggattaattcggttgctgaatatttt
Above is a genomic segment from Anguilla rostrata isolate EN2019 chromosome 16, ASM1855537v3, whole genome shotgun sequence containing:
- the LOC135241647 gene encoding histone H2A, with the translated sequence MSGRGKTGGKARAKAKTRSSRAGLQFPVGRVHRLLRKGNYAERVGAGAPVYLAAVLEYLTAEILELAGNAARDNKKTRIIPRHLQLAVRNDEELNKLLGGVTIAQGGVLPNIQAVLLPKKTEKAVKAK